Genomic window (Tumebacillus amylolyticus):
CTTGCATGTATTAGGCACGCCGCCAGCGTTCGTCCTGAGCCAGGATCAAACTCTCAATAAAAGTTTGGTTCACTGACTCGAATCGATCTTCATCTATCACTCGTTTAGTTTTCAAGGATCAATGCTGTGCCGCCGAAGCGACTTAATCAAAATACCACATCTATCAGACATGCGTCAACTGGTAACTTCTTACGACTCTCATCAACCGCATCACTCGCGGCGACAGGGACTATCTTAGCATGCCCGCCGCCCCTCCCTCAATCACACGCCTCGAACAAACCCAAACAAATCTTCGCCACCAAACAAATAAAGTGCCGATCTCTCCCGAAATCGGCACTTTACCTCGATCTACCCCTTCACAATCAAAGACTCCCTGCGGAACAGTTTCGATGTTACAAGCACAGCCAAGACGGCGAACACCACCGAACTGCCGAAGACCATCAAAACATGCGTCAGGTCTAAGACTCCATACAGCACTTCTTTCATCAAAGCGGTCACATTCAGCACCGGCAACAGAAAATACTGCACCGGAATCTCTTGCGCAGACAGCATCATCGTGGCATACACCGGCACCATCGCCACGATCATGAACGGCGCCAGATACGTTTGTGCTTCCTTGTACGTCTTGGCAAGAGACGACACGCCAAGCATCAGGGCCCCAAACATGATCGCCAGGAAAAACAACGCCCCGAGGATCAGTCCCACATCCCCCGCCGAGAGAAATGACAAGGAGAAACTCGCATCTTGATTGCCCGTAATCCTCGGCATATTCTTCATCGTCCCGACCATCGCCAGCGTAGACACCAACGCAGAGACGAACGACATCGCCGAGACGGTGAACAGTTTCCCCGTCAACACCTGCCGCGCATTCACCGGCGCAGTCAGCAAAGCTTCCAACGTCCCGCGCTCTTTTTCCCCCGCCATCAGGTCGGTCGCAACTGGCATAGCTCCCGTCACACACGAGAGTACCAACAAAAGCGGCACGATAAATCCAAGCGCACTGCCTGCTTTTTGATTGTCATCAGACGCATCCACCGATTTCACATCAAGCGGCGTAATGGCCTCAACCGGAATTTGCAACTTCGTAAGACGTTCCGCCGCCATCTCTTGCCCAAGCCCTTGTAAAGCGCCTTGTACAACCCCATGCGCCACTTCCGATTTCTGGTTCGACGGATCGTACGCGATCGAGACAGTGGCGGGCGTCTCAGCCTGCACCTGCTGATCGAAGAGCTCATCGATGGTGACGACGGCACGGACGTCCCCATTTTTCAACGCTTGCATCGGGTCGCTTTCTTTCACGACATGCACGTCGGGTACTTTCGTGATCGCTTGCTCGACACGCGCGTTGTGTCCGATCAGCGCAACGGTGATGTTTTTCTTGGCATCTTCGGCAGCCCCTGCCTGCAGCTTGGCAATCAGCAACATCAAGCAAGGCATCAGCAAAAGCGGCAACAAAATGGAACCGAGCCACATCTTGCGGTCAGAAGCCAACTCCTTGATCTCCTTGCGAAAAACGATCCACCATCCTCGTTTCATCGCGCTCCCCCCGTTCCGATCAGCTTCATGAAGATCTCATCGAGATCACGACTCCCATGGTCGGTAAACAACGTCTCCAACGTCCCGTTGAACTGTACCTCGCCCCGATGCAAGATCACGGCGCGGTCGCACAGGCGTTCAACCTCGCTCATGATATGAGAGGAGAACAGAATCGTTTTGCCCTCGGCTTGAAACTCCTGTACCAACCGGCGGAACATGTTCGCAGCGGTGATGTCCAGACCTGACGTGGGTTCATCGAACAGCACGACGGCCGGGTCGTGAACCACGGAACGGGCGATGGCGACTTTTTGCCGCATGCCTTTGGAAAACCCGCCGACTTTACGGTCCAGAAACTCCATCATCTCAAACCGCCTCGCCAACTCTTCCGTCCGCAAGCGGATCGTGCGGTCATCCATTCCGTACAACCGACCGAAATAGGTGATGTTCTCGCGGGCCGTCAATTTTTCATACAACCCGGTTTCCCCGCCAAACAGAATGCCGATCCGCCGACGCACGTCCTCCGGGCGTTTCACCGTGTCGAGATCATCCACGACGATACGCCCCTCCGTCGGCGTCAATACGGTGGAGATCATTCGAAGCGTCGTCGTCTTACCGGCTCCGTTTTCCCCAAGCAGACCGACCACTTCTCCACGACCTACTTCAAAACTCAAGTCGCGGACAGCCGGCACGTCCTTGAATTTCTTGGTCACCCGATCCAACAAAATCATCCGTTTCTCCCCCTTACCTCGGTTCAACTCTTTCCCTCGCAACGTATCCCAAATCTTGTCACTCGTCAAGTTTTTTTCATACGTAAAAATATGATCTGGTATTTCATGTAAAACAGTGTATAATTGAAAGTAAACACATACCTTAAATGATCAGGAGGACAGCAACATGCATACGCATAAAAACTACGGCGAAGTCGTGGCCAAAGCTTGGTCCGATGAGAGCTTTAAAGAACGTTTGAAACAAGACCCGCACGGCGTTCTCGCGGAGCACGGCATTGAAGTTCCGCAAGGTACGCAAGTGAATGTCGTGGAAGATACCGACTCGGTGCAACATCTGGTTCTGCCGCTGAAGACCACGTCCGGCATTAATCCGATGACCTCGAAACTGTGTGACGGCTAAGACCTGCTTGTAAAAAGGAGACTGCCCCTTTGATGAGGCAGTCTCTTTTTTCTCAAGAATTCCGGCTGCGGTGCCAGTACATCTGTGCAACGGGATCGTCCGGGAAACTATCCAGATACGAGGCAAAGCAAGCCCGTGCCTCTTCCCATTGGTCATTCCAGTATGCGTGATATCCTTGTTCGTACACAGGCAACAATCGCTGCTTCGATTGGAACGCATCCTGCGGGTCGGCTTCATACACTTCGTACAGTGTCACCGCACTCGTCCGACCGCGCACGGCGACCAGATCAACGGGACGCATCGCATACCGCTCCGGATGCTTCAAGCGGGAACGGGTATGCTCGCTGATCAGCAACGGAACTTTGTAGGACTTGGTCAGCTTTTCAATCCGTGCCGCCACGTTCACCGCGTCGCTGATGACCGTGGAGTCCATCCGCTCATAGCCTCCAATCGTGCCCAGCATCAGGTGCCCGCTGTTCACCCCGATCCCAATGCGAATCATCTCCCGCCCTTCATTCAGGCGTTGTTCATTGTAGATGTGCAACTTCCTCAGCATCGCAATCCCCGCCCGCACGGAGTCGTCCGCCCCTTTGTCAAACAGTGCCATGATCGAATCCCCGATGTATTTATCCACGAATCCGCCATTCTCCTTGATCACCGGTTCCATCCGACGCAAAAACCCATTGAGAAAGAAAAAATTCTCCTCCGGCGTCATCTGCTCCGACAACGCCGTAAAAAACCGAATGTCCGCAAACATCACCGTCATGTCCTTCTCCACATGTTCGCCCCATTCGACGTCCGTGATGCTTTTTTTCCCCAAGAGACGGAGGAACTCATGAGGGACGAAGCGGCCATAGGCTTCATTGAGCAGAACTTGGCGACGATATAGTTCTGCATTTTCGATCGAGACGGCCGTCTGAGCGGTAAGCAGGTTCATAACCTCTAAGCGATCTTCTGTAAATCCGTTCGTCATGAGGTTGTTCTCCATATAGATCACGGAGATCATGCGACCTTGGTTGAAAATCGGCAAACAGAGAATCGACTTCGGCTCCATCTCGCGGACGTAGGAACACTTGCCGAACACATCGTCCCGAACGGCATCGTTCAACACGACCGCCTGCTGCAAGCGGGTTACATATTGCAAGATCATCGGCGAGAAATTCTCCGCATCTTGCCACGGAATCGGTTCGCAGATCTGCACATGCCCCTCCTCCGGCAACTTGCGGGCCACGATGTTCAAACCCTCGTCAGATTGCATGAAGAACACGACTTTTTGCGCCCCTGCGTTCTCTACGACGATCTCGATCAATTTTTCCAGCAACCGTTCGAGGACGATCTCGCCTGAGATGGTTCGCGCCGCTTTCAAGACCGACATGAAATCGATGCTCTCTCTGGTTGGCGCACGCTCTGCCTGCTGTTGCAAAAGTGCCGGATAATCGGCCTCCAACTGCCGAGCTTTGACTGTCGCCCCCCATTGCAGGTATCCGTAGCGTGCCCCTGCCAGATAGGGCACGGCGAGATGTGGCTTGCCAAGCCCGAGGTAAAACTTGGCCGCACATTCATTGGCGATGGCGACATGATGCAGATAGCCGTTTTGAGAAGCGGCGGCAATGGCTTGGTCGTACAGGTCCATTGCCTCTCGCACCTGTCCGCCGACCTTTGCACCTTCCGCTTCCATCAACAACGAGCGGTGTAAAAAGTTGTCCGGGCATACACCGGCCAATTTTTTCATCTGTTTTCGGTAGCTCTTGAATTTTTTGAGCTGCTCTGCGGTCGGC
Coding sequences:
- a CDS encoding ABC transporter ATP-binding protein yields the protein MILLDRVTKKFKDVPAVRDLSFEVGRGEVVGLLGENGAGKTTTLRMISTVLTPTEGRIVVDDLDTVKRPEDVRRRIGILFGGETGLYEKLTARENITYFGRLYGMDDRTIRLRTEELARRFEMMEFLDRKVGGFSKGMRQKVAIARSVVHDPAVVLFDEPTSGLDITAANMFRRLVQEFQAEGKTILFSSHIMSEVERLCDRAVILHRGEVQFNGTLETLFTDHGSRDLDEIFMKLIGTGGAR
- a CDS encoding NHLP leader peptide family RiPP precursor; translated protein: MHTHKNYGEVVAKAWSDESFKERLKQDPHGVLAEHGIEVPQGTQVNVVEDTDSVQHLVLPLKTTSGINPMTSKLCDG
- a CDS encoding ABC transporter permease, which encodes MKRGWWIVFRKEIKELASDRKMWLGSILLPLLLMPCLMLLIAKLQAGAAEDAKKNITVALIGHNARVEQAITKVPDVHVVKESDPMQALKNGDVRAVVTIDELFDQQVQAETPATVSIAYDPSNQKSEVAHGVVQGALQGLGQEMAAERLTKLQIPVEAITPLDVKSVDASDDNQKAGSALGFIVPLLLVLSCVTGAMPVATDLMAGEKERGTLEALLTAPVNARQVLTGKLFTVSAMSFVSALVSTLAMVGTMKNMPRITGNQDASFSLSFLSAGDVGLILGALFFLAIMFGALMLGVSSLAKTYKEAQTYLAPFMIVAMVPVYATMMLSAQEIPVQYFLLPVLNVTALMKEVLYGVLDLTHVLMVFGSSVVFAVLAVLVTSKLFRRESLIVKG